One Aegilops tauschii subsp. strangulata cultivar AL8/78 chromosome 2, Aet v6.0, whole genome shotgun sequence genomic window, TCATTATGATCAAGAAGCAAAATGGTTGAACACCTTGCCATTTCAGTTATTTCAAATGCTATTTTTATTTCTTCTATTATTGACCGCATATACATTGTGATTGTAACATCACACACTGGTGCTCGAGCATTCAATAAAAATTGGTAGCAAGTACAAAACAATGCAACTACTCAGCATAGTGTATCAGAGTAAACTGCAACTAAACAGGTCAACATGATGTATCACAGAGAATTGAATAACACGGTTCAGACTTTTGAGCATGCATTCCAGCGTGATGCAACACAACATACAAAGTGTAGAAACTGCTCTAGGGGGGTGGCTCTTCAGAAATTGCAATGTGGGGAAATTCTTAAACATTGATCAGCTTTGACACCAGTAAAGAATTTTACCACATAAAAATTTAACTGCAACGTCTTCAGCGGAGGTGGGAGGGAATCATATTTTATTAAAATGCAATCTACATGGTCATAATTCAGTATATATCGCATGTAACTCGTAGAAATTTCATTTAACTCGGTGTCAAAACTGCTTCCGAACCGTGCTACACAAGATGACATATTAGTTCGATTTTTATCTGAAACGCATAAATCATGTCTAGAGTAATCGATGAGATCTACAATTGGAATTCAGGACCAAAAAATGAAGATGAATATAGAACTCACAGCAGGAGGGTGGGTGAAGATGATGGCATCCTTCTCCTTGGTGTAGCTAAGGATCAGCAGCACCACATTCATCACCACATACGTATCCACCATGAAGTCAAGGACCAACAGTAACAAACAACAAATTCCAAACAATTCCCAACAAAATCAGATCTAACACCAATCCATCAGAACAAGAAAATAATCACTGCAAAGGATATAGCGCGATGCAACCGAGCAGGAACTCGCGGTTCTGCGGGAACTTCTTCGGGTAGAACTGCGCGAGGAGCGCGATGGCGATCACCGCCGTCCCGATCAGGAGCTTCCAATTGCCCAGCCGCGTGTTCTCCACATAGCCCTTCCCCTTCACGACCTGATCGCACCGCGGGACTGAATCATGAGTGACCAAATCTAGAGGAACCAAATGGGGGAGATGGATACAGATCTCGAACAGGAGATGGGGGGTAGGGTTTAGTGTGTATCTTGCAGTACCTCGGCGACGGTCTCGTCGAGGAGGTGTTTGATGGAGTGGGGGTCAAGGAGGTTGGCCTTCTTCGGGGTCACCTTCGCCGGCGTGGCCACCGCGCCGTCGCTCGCCATCTGCTCCGTCGTCGAGGGCGAGGAGATGGGCCGGTGCGGATCAATACGGATGAGCGGGATGCGGAGGCGCGGGCCTGTCAGTATATGCGGGATGTGTCGATGACGGGTGGGCGCGCTTTGTACTGGGACCCGCTTGTCAGTGGCGTGCTTATTTTGCTGATAGTTGGACCTGGTTTGCCACGTAAATCGTGGTGGGCTGGGCCAATGGGAGAGAAGGAGCGGCGTCACCAGAGTGCCATGTCATCACTGAAAGAACCACAAACGGTCTATTTTTTTGAGCGGTGCAAAAGGTCTAGTTTTTTTTTCTAGGGATCAAGTAAAACCTCGCCGGCCCTTAAAGTAAGTACAATAGGGTAATATAAGCAGGCTAtaagaaatagaataatatatctttgcttagttggaggagagagaagagaagtgagaagagaagcgggctcttggttagtagccAGCTGCAACGCGAGACTCAAGAcgctttgtgaggatgtaaggtgggccaactattaATAAACTATAGTACATACATAAAACTCACTATTGTACATGCCAGCTAAGAGGTTGAttatagatgacatggcaactTTTTATAACCGACCgttggctgtattattaaccatgctcttagaaTACCGGACGTTTTTCATGATTCGGTAAATTTTCCACCCGAGCAGATACGGTAAAAAGGCTCATTAAAAAAATATATGTTCAACCCGTAAAATCTTGATTTCACCCCTATATTTACCGGATATAGGCCAATTTAGGGTTCATATCCGTCATTTCTTCCACCCGCCTCTGCCGCAAATCCACTCACTCCGGCGTCAAATCCCCTACCTCGGTGACCGTTTTTCTCGCGGGCATACCTATTTCGAGCATATCCATGTTGAGCAGCGGTTGCGGGCATAGTGGTCGTGGGGGCTGTTGCGGGTCACCGTCGCACGCCTGCCAAGACGCCGAGGCCGGCAGCTCCAGCAACCCTCGGGTCAAGCCATGGCGCTCGAAGCAGGCCAGATAGTGCGGCGCCCTCTCCTGCAGTGGCGGCCGAAAGGCGTGGAGCAAGTTCGACGAGATCGGGGACATGCTTTGGCCCACCACCAAGGGTCTCCAGGAGGCGGAGATCGAGCTCCACGAGGCGAAGGAAGCCGTCATGACCAGAAaagacgccgccgccgcgcggCTCTAGGCGGCCAAGGAGGGGGTACAAGCTCACGTACGTTctctactgttggggaacgtagcatgcaatttcaaaaaaaatcctacgctcacgttgttggggaacgcaataatttaaaaaaaatcctacgcacacgcaacatccatctaggtgatgcatagcaacgagaggagagagtgttgtctacgtacccttgtagaccgaaagcggaagcgttatcacaacgcggttgatgtaatcgtacgtcttcacgttccgaccgatcctagtaccgaaagtatggcacctccgcgatctgcacacgttcagctcggtgacatcccacgaactctcgatccagctaagtgtcgagggagagcttcgtcggCACAAAGGCGTGATGacggttgatacgtctccaacgtatctataatttttgattgttccatgctattatattatctgttttggatgtttaatgggcttattatacacttttatattatttttgggactaacctactaaccaaaggcctagtgcaaattgctatttttttgcctattttagtgtttcgcagaaaatgaatatcaaacggaatccaagcggaatgaaacattcgggacagtgatttttggaacaaacgcaatccaggagacttggagtggacgtcaagaaaggaacgaggaggccacgaggcaggagggcgcgcccccaccctcgtgggcccctcgtggctcccctgaccgacttctttcgcctatatatactcttataccccgaaaacatcagagagcaccacgaaaccctattt contains:
- the LOC109747603 gene encoding signal peptidase complex subunit 2; this translates as MASDGAVATPAKVTPKKANLLDPHSIKHLLDETVAEVVKGKGYVENTRLGNWKLLIGTAVIAIALLAQFYPKKFPQNREFLLGCIALYVVMNVVLLILSYTKEKDAIIFTHPPAGSFNNTGLVISSKLPRFSDMYNLSIASADPESISAHKPVHFTKSVTKWFTKEGVLVEGLFWKDVERLIDDYNNERKSK